From the Candidatus Bathyarchaeia archaeon genome, one window contains:
- a CDS encoding cysteine-rich CWC family protein, translated as MSILKRGLLSETKQCELCGSSFACKGLLGCWCRSMKLSREQLTELSGRASDCICPDCPSEVQR; from the coding sequence ATGAGCATCCTAAAGCGAGGGCTTTTGTCCGAGACAAAACAGTGTGAGTTGTGCGGCTCAAGCTTCGCGTGTAAGGGTCTCCTTGGTTGTTGGTGTCGCTCCATGAAGCTTTCGCGCGAACAATTAACCGAACTCTCTGGGCGGGCTTCGGATTGTATTTGTCCCGATTGTCCTTCTGAAGTACAAAGATAG
- the albA gene encoding DNA/RNA-binding protein AlbA: MSEEPKKAERAPTQMRRTDIPADTILIGKKPIMAYATAVMMHYNTGAKKLTLKARGRAISTAVDVAEVVNNRFFQGGLAKNVHLGTEIVGEGQDARNVSTIEIILERTK, from the coding sequence ATGTCAGAAGAACCAAAGAAGGCAGAGAGGGCTCCTACCCAAATGCGCAGAACCGATATCCCAGCGGACACTATACTGATCGGCAAGAAGCCGATCATGGCCTATGCTACGGCAGTCATGATGCACTATAACACGGGCGCCAAGAAGCTGACCCTAAAGGCTCGTGGACGAGCCATCAGCACTGCCGTCGACGTGGCCGAAGTGGTGAACAACCGCTTCTTCCAAGGCGGCTTAGCCAAGAATGTACACTTGGGTACGGAGATCGTCGGTGAAGGCCAGGATGCACGCAACGTCTCCACGATAGAGATC